The Leptospira neocaledonica genomic sequence ATTTTTATAATGTTCTTAAACAAAAAAAGAAGTTTCCTTCTAGCGGCTCTATCTTTATCCTTAGCCGCTAGCTTATTCTATTGTATTTTTACAAAACCGAAAGATAAACCGATTCCTGTGGACGAAGTTTTTTCTCAGGCTCCTTGGTCTAAACCTTTACCTATCCTTCCCCCTCTTGCGGGAGTGGGAGAAGTTCGTGCCGAAAATTGTGGAAGATGCCATGTAGAAATTTACGCAGAATGGAAAACATCCACTCATGCAAACGCTCTTTCGGATCTTCAGTTCCAATCTGAACTTTCCAAGTCTTCTTCTCCGCGTTGGCTTTGTTTAAACTGTCATACTCCTGTTGCGAACCAAAGAGAGACCCTTGTTAATTATCTAAATAACGGAGATTATAGAACTCCTATAGAAGAACCGAATCCCGACTTCGATCCTAAGATGAAGGCGGAAGGAGTAACTTGTGCCGTATGTCATGTTCGTTTGGACGAGCAAGGTAATTCCTATGTTCTAGGTGCAAATGGAAAAACAAAACCTCCTCATCCTGTGAAAATCATTCCGGATAAATTGAAAAATAGATGTTTGGATTGTCATAATGCAAATTACGTTTTGGACGACCAATTGGTATGCGCTTTCAAAACAGGCAATGAGTTAGAACAAAGCGGGAACTCCCACGGAAAGTTAGCCTGTGGTTCCTGCCATATGGGAGAACTACAACGTAAACTAGTCAAACCGGAGCTAAATACTCCAATCCGTACTTCTCATAAACATTCTTTTATAGGAGGAGGAGTTCCGAAAAAATTCGAACTCTATGAGAAACAAATTCTTGGAGGATATAGGACCGGCCTAAAGATAAATCCAATACAATGGAAGCAAAAAGGGAATGATCTGGAATATTCTGTTTCGCTTACTAATGAAAAGGCAGCTCATAATATTCCCACAGGAGATCCTGAAAGATTTATACTTCTGAAAATTTCCGTATTAGATTCCAAAGGAAAATCTCTTGCAACCAAAGTGATCAAATTCGGTCAAGAATGGGAATGGTATCCGAAGGCGAGACTGGTTGCAGATACGCGCATCCTTCCCGGAGAAACCAAGGTTTGGAAAGATTTATTTGTAGGGATTAAAAAAGACCAATCGAAAATCGTATTCGAAATTTATCATACTCGACTGAAAGAATCTAATGCAGAACATATGAGAAAGAATAGTGAGAATGTTAGCTCGGATGATCTTCGTAAAAAGATCTCTAAAATAGAAAATCATTATCCTTTTTCTAGCATAGTTCATAAAGAAGATATAGATCTAAACTCCGGAAAAAGTAGGGTCTATTCCCCTGAGGAACTTTTCAGGATCTCTAAAAATAGAAGAGGAGAATAAACCTTTTGCAACCTCCCTGGGCAAATTCTAAATTTTTGATCCCTGCCCTAAATGAAGAAGAATCCTTACCTAAAGTTTTAGATTCTCTCTTCAAATTCGGGATCCTGCCCGAGCAAATTTTAATCTTGGATAATGGATCGAAAGATTCCACTCCGCAAATTGCAATCGATGCAGGAGTCATCTTGATCCAAGAACCTAAAAGAGGTTATGGTGCCGCATGTTTAGCAGGGATTCATTATCTTCAGAAGAAAAAGGTTTCTCCCGAATTTATCGTTTTTATGGATGCAGACGGCTCGGATGATCTCGAAAATTTAAAGGATTTATTCGCTCCATTCTCCCAAGACCCAAATACAAATTTTGTGATAGGATCTAGGACCTTAGGAAATGCGGAACCCGGTTCCTTGTCCTTCTTGCAGAAATTCGGCAATTGGCTTTCTTGTTTTTTAATCCGAATTTTTTACGGTGTGAAATTCACTGACCTTGGGCCATTCCGTGTACTTAGATGGAAATCCCTGTTGGATTTGGATCTACAGGATCCTACTTGGGGATGGAATCTTGAAATGCAAATCAAAGCGATCCGGAGGAAATTTAAAATCCAAGAAGTTCCGGTCCATTACGAAAAAAGAAAAGGTGGAAAGTCTAAGATAAGTGGTAATTTAGTCGGAAGCCTAAAGGCTGGCGTGAAAATACTTTATATTTTCTTTAAGTTAACATTTTTTTCAACTTAGTCAATGTATAAGGTCTTCTCAAAACTTTCAAAGGAGGATCAAAATCGATTTCGGAATTCCATTCTGAAATTATAATCAACCGGTCTTTATTCTTAAACTGCTCCCAGTCAGAATTTCCGGATAGGATTTCTTCTTCTGCAAATATCGCATATATTCCTGAATAATTTTCCAGGACGGTTTTCGCTTTCTGCATATCGTAAACAGGAAATATATCGAATCCTAGTTTTTTCAATAAAGCGACTAAGTAAGTCTGCCCTTTTAAACTTCTTTCTAATACCAAAATTTTTTCTTTTCGATTTTCGTAGATAATATCAGGATTTCTGCTCAAGGGTAGAAAAATTTCCACACAGGTACCTTTACCTATCTCACTATGGACATGTACCATTCCGTTGGATTGTTTTACAAATCCGTAAACCATTGGCATACCAAGACCGGTTCCTTTTCCGGATTGTTTTGTAGTAAAGAATGGTTCGAACAATCTTTCTAATACACATGCATCCATTCCGGATCCTTCGTCCCGAACGGAAATGATACATGCATCTTCCATATCCACAAATCCGGGGATCATAGATCTATGTTCTTTTCCTGCGGGGGAAAATCCAGTGCTTACTAAAATTCTTCCTCCCTGAGGCATGGCGTCTCTCGAGTTCAAACAAAGATTGAGAAGTGCGTTTTCTAATCCATTCTTTTCAAAAGAACAAATCATCGGGAATTCCTCGAAACAGAATTCTATGTTTACAATATCGTTTCGGATCCGAGTGAGTATGTCGGCAAAATCGGAAATTACATGACTTACATCTGCTTGTTCTGGATTTAATGCCTGTTTACGAGAGAATGCCAATAATCTTTTGTTAAGTTCGGCACCTCTCCTAATTGCATCTTGAGCGGAGAATACTCTTTTTAATAGTTCAGGTGTTTCTCTTAGGTTTAGCTCTAAAAGATCCAAATTAGCCAAAATGATATTCAGAAGATTATTAAAATCATGGGCCATTCCTCCTGCGAGTTGACCCACTGCTTCCATTTTCTGGAATTGCCGAAGAGAATCGTTCAATTCTTTTTCTTCGGTAATATCCCTGCCGATGCAGAAAATCGTTTCTGAATCAGGAAGACGGATCGTATTCCAACTCATATAACGAATCTTTCCGTCTTTGGTTATATAACGATTTTCGAATCTTTCCTTAGATCCGGAGGAGATTTTTTCTTTGGTTAACTCTACATCTTCAGGATGCAGGAATTCCAACAAATTTCTATTTTTGATGTGTTTTCTTTCATAACCTAAGATCCTTTGGAAGGCAGAATTTGTTCTTCTGATCATACAATTGGAATCAACACTCAAGATGATCTCCGAAGAGAGTTCGATCAGTGCTTTTCTTTCCTCGTCGGCAACCCTTCTGCTTACCACTTCCGCAAAGCGTTTGGAGACAACTCCTAATAGATCTAAGTATGCTTCTTCCGGATTTAAAACTCTTTCAGATAAAAGTTCTATTTCATAAAATCTTCCGTGTGAAAGTATCGGGATGCCCATCCAAGAACGAAAACCTGCAGCTAATGCCGCATCTTTTCTTTTTAGCTCTGTATCGGCTGCGAGATCCGGGATAAAATATAATTCTCCCGATTCA encodes the following:
- a CDS encoding multiheme c-type cytochrome; translation: MFLNKKRSFLLAALSLSLAASLFYCIFTKPKDKPIPVDEVFSQAPWSKPLPILPPLAGVGEVRAENCGRCHVEIYAEWKTSTHANALSDLQFQSELSKSSSPRWLCLNCHTPVANQRETLVNYLNNGDYRTPIEEPNPDFDPKMKAEGVTCAVCHVRLDEQGNSYVLGANGKTKPPHPVKIIPDKLKNRCLDCHNANYVLDDQLVCAFKTGNELEQSGNSHGKLACGSCHMGELQRKLVKPELNTPIRTSHKHSFIGGGVPKKFELYEKQILGGYRTGLKINPIQWKQKGNDLEYSVSLTNEKAAHNIPTGDPERFILLKISVLDSKGKSLATKVIKFGQEWEWYPKARLVADTRILPGETKVWKDLFVGIKKDQSKIVFEIYHTRLKESNAEHMRKNSENVSSDDLRKKISKIENHYPFSSIVHKEDIDLNSGKSRVYSPEELFRISKNRRGE
- a CDS encoding glycosyltransferase family 2 protein; its protein translation is MQPPWANSKFLIPALNEEESLPKVLDSLFKFGILPEQILILDNGSKDSTPQIAIDAGVILIQEPKRGYGAACLAGIHYLQKKKVSPEFIVFMDADGSDDLENLKDLFAPFSQDPNTNFVIGSRTLGNAEPGSLSFLQKFGNWLSCFLIRIFYGVKFTDLGPFRVLRWKSLLDLDLQDPTWGWNLEMQIKAIRRKFKIQEVPVHYEKRKGGKSKISGNLVGSLKAGVKILYIFFKLTFFST
- a CDS encoding PAS domain S-box protein, with product MSSGKSNRLSEQGVPDQTPEINKDEHLLLDHIPDAFIIADLEWNLTYINKKAEEVIRSPKESLIGKNLLTDFPRLYGTEFEAQYKKAKETRKSCVFEAFYEPFNSWIEVRIYPKPDGFLVYYLDITQRKKKEISWAIGESLLWDISTSDTLSSAFDKVLKTLIKNTAWNYGQIWRSKDNTVYINEEDPYVYGSDLQLLFRKESINKFFSIKEGILKKVSESGELYFIPDLAADTELKRKDAALAAGFRSWMGIPILSHGRFYEIELLSERVLNPEEAYLDLLGVVSKRFAEVVSRRVADEERKALIELSSEIILSVDSNCMIRRTNSAFQRILGYERKHIKNRNLLEFLHPEDVELTKEKISSGSKERFENRYITKDGKIRYMSWNTIRLPDSETIFCIGRDITEEKELNDSLRQFQKMEAVGQLAGGMAHDFNNLLNIILANLDLLELNLRETPELLKRVFSAQDAIRRGAELNKRLLAFSRKQALNPEQADVSHVISDFADILTRIRNDIVNIEFCFEEFPMICSFEKNGLENALLNLCLNSRDAMPQGGRILVSTGFSPAGKEHRSMIPGFVDMEDACIISVRDEGSGMDACVLERLFEPFFTTKQSGKGTGLGMPMVYGFVKQSNGMVHVHSEIGKGTCVEIFLPLSRNPDIIYENRKEKILVLERSLKGQTYLVALLKKLGFDIFPVYDMQKAKTVLENYSGIYAIFAEEEILSGNSDWEQFKNKDRLIIISEWNSEIDFDPPLKVLRRPYTLTKLKKMLT